One Chloroherpetonaceae bacterium genomic window, CAAATGCAATCGCTTGTGGCTCAGACATGGCTTCCTCGAATTCCAACACCATATCGTTTGGGAAAAACTCCAGCACCGACAGAATTTTCTCTTGCATGTCAGGAGCAAAAAGTTGCGGCACGATGACTTGTGCATCAAGGGGCGTTTGGACACGACTCATCATCTGAAAGAAGCGCACAAGCAAGGCGGCTGAGTCGGGTTGCACAGCAAAGAAGGCGGGCACGAAGTATGCAATGCTGGCTTCCAGCGATGGCGGGAGTTGCCGCAGAATCAGTCGTACATCTTTGGAGTTTTGTCCAGCACGCAGCCCTGTGGGTGAAGCGGTGGAGTAGTATTCGTCTGTATAGCCCTTAATGCCTTTGAAATACATTCTTACGATGTGATGTGGTTTTCTATGCACAGGTAGCCCTAATGCATCGCCAATGAGAGCACCGAGCACAAAGGCACGCCGCTTGCTCTGATGCGCCTGCTCTTTGCTTTCAGAGATAGGCATCGCTGATGTGGCGGACGAGGAATCAGTTGACAAACTCATAGCCCAAGTTGATGCTCTTTTCAATTGCTGGGATACCCTCTTTCATCCAGCGAGGCATTGGAGCGCCTTTAAGGTAGTGGTCAAAAAATTGCTGCATTCGGATCGAGAGGTCTTTCATATTCTTGCGCTGTGTAAGGTTATGCGCTTCACCGTTGTAGGTGAGCATCCAAACTGGCTTGCCAAGTCGCTTGAGTGCCATGAAAAGCTCAATGCCTTGATACCATGGCACAGCGCCATCTGCATCATTGTGCATAATCAGCAGAGGCGTCTGGATTTTATCGGCTTTGAAAAGTGGGGAGTTTTCCAAATAAAGGTTAGGCTTTTCCCAAAGCGAAGCTCCGATGCGACTTTGTGTGCGCTCATACTGAAACATGCGGCTAAGGCCCGACTCCCAGCGGATACCACCATATGCGCTGGTCATATTTGCAACGGGCGCACCAGCCATTGCGGCCGCAAACATCTTCCCAGTTCGTGTGATAAGGTATGCGGTTTGGTAACCACCCCAGCTCTGACCCTGCAAGCCTAAGCGTTTTTCATCAATATAGCCGCGCTTTAGGAGCGCCTGCACGCCTGAGACTACATCGTCGTAGGCACTTTGTCCCGGATAGCCAATTTTGTAAGTGATGTCAGGAATAAATAGCAGATAGCCATTGCTGGGATACATCGTGCGATTGACTGTTGAGCGGCTGGGGGCAGGAGGGGTATAGAGATGCAAACCATCGCTGCTCCGCTCGTAGTAATAAGTAATCATCGGATATTTTTTCTTTGGGTCAAAGTCCTCTGGCTTGTAGAGCAAGCCCTCCAGCATTTCGCCAGAAAATGAGCGCCACCGAACCAATTCTACTGTCGCCCAGTTATAGTCTTTTTGCTGAGGGTTGGCGTCAGAGATTTGCACAATGTTCTGGAACGACAGGTCAGTAGCGTGTAGATTTGGAAATTCGGACACAGTCATTTTGCGGAAGAGCACTGTGCGAGCCTGTTTAGCTTTCACAAGGTCTTGCACGGCAAAATCACCCATAATGAGCTTCTGCGGAGTGTTGCCTTTGGCAGGTGTGAAAGCATAGTAGCCAGAGGCTTTGGTGTCTTCACGGAAAACCTGCAAAATGAGCGTGTCGCTGGATTTGATGTAGCGTTCTTCATCGTTGAGCTTGACGTAGCGATAACGCATTTTCTCAGCACGCCCATTCGTGAGGCGCTTGGGTGCAGCCTTGCCAGAGAGGTCAAACTGCCATAGGTCGTAGCGGTCGTAAATGAGAGCGAAGCGGTCGCTATCGAGCCAGCCTGCAAAACCATATGGAGCAGGTGGTGAGGGCGTGTCGTTCAGTTCATCTGCAAAAGAGACTTTGAGCGTAGCTGTAAGGTTAAGTGTCTCGCCCGTTTCAAGGTTGTGTGAAAGCCACGCATTTTGCAGCGCAGAATACCAGAGTAAGTATTTGGCTTCAGGCGAAAGATAGATGCCGAAGGCACGTTCGTTTTCCCGCACCAGTTTGCGCGAGCCATCTTTTAGGTTGATCACATACACATCGTTACGAATCGGTGAGCCTTCCCACACTTTGAGGTATCGGTATTTGCTGTCGTCCAACCCAATTGCGCGGTCAGCATTTGCGTCAGCGCTAAGCAAGACCGTAGGCAAAACCTTTGAACCAAGCTGCACAGCGCAGTTTTCGTCCAAGTAATAGACAGCCAGATACGAGCGTTCCTTTTCACGCTGCAAATTACGGATTTGCTCAGGCTGCAAGTCGCTATCGCGCCAATTCCAGATGTCGACGCTAACCACTTCCTCTGGCAGCTTGTTCGTATCTGGCAAAAAAGGTTTCGATGATGTGCCGTAGTAGAGTTTCTTACCGTCTTTTGAAAAGCGAGGGGTGTAGAATTCGCTGACAAGATCGCCTTTGGGCACGGCAGTGTGCAATGTATCAATAAGTTTGGTGGCAGCTGCGTATCCCTCTTTCCAGTAGTAGAGTGCAAACGCTCTGAGCAGTGATTTGCTGGTATCTAAGTCTGCTAAGAAAGCGACTTGGCTTCCTGATTCATCAAACGCAAGGCGCTTGTATCGACCTTTGGCGCGAAAAAGCACTTCCAAGTTGCCTGTCTCGAGATTAACCGCATAAACCCCTGCTTGAAAGAGCGAATCATCACCTGTGGAAGCAAAAATGAAACGCTTGCCATTTTTGGCAAACTCGTATTCCGTTACAAAAGGAAAACGCTCAACTTTGCCTGTGCGCAGGTTACGTAGCACCAGTGTGGTGCCTAAGGAGTCACTCTCTTGTTTGGTGCGTCGGGCTTTGGTAGCTGTATCGCGTCGGTCTGTTTGGACTTTTTCGTGCAGATAAGCAAGCCAGCCGCCTGCTTCTTTGGGCATTTTGAAGGATTTGATGCGTGGCACTTTTTCAAGCGCACCCGTCTCAAGGTTAAAGATGCCTAATGAGTCTTTAGGTAAGTCTTCGTTCTTCACCTTTCGGCGTCGCTGCGCTTTGGTGGTATCGAGCTGTGGTTTAATCTTGAAGACTAAGAATTTTGAGTCGGCTGAAAACTCTGCATTCTCGCCACGCTCAATTTGGCGAAGCTCTACATTTGGCAGTTTGCGCACAAGAAGTGTAGCATCCCCTTCCTGCGGTTTTAGCACATACATTGCATACTGACCGTCATCTGAAATTGCATATTCCGAAATCGTGCGCCAGCTATCATAAACATCGTGCGTGAGCGGCTTTTTAGTTTGGGCAAAAAGCGAAAAGTGGTAAAAGAGGGAGACAAGTGTGAAAACAAACAGTTGTCTCATTGGCAAAGCGGAAGTTTTTGACTTGTAAAAATGCTTGTTACAACTTTGAAGATATAGCATTGCATGGCGTTTTTGAAAATCCTTTTGATGCAATAGCGAGTGCGTGCCGTTGAGCTATCTTTACACTGCATAGACACTCGGATTTGAACAATCACATCGCAAACTAACGCAGAGCAGTGAGACCCTTCGCATCAAAATTGCTGATTGTGGGTGGAAAAGGTGGCGTTGGTAAGACTACAGTGGCGTGTGCCCTAGCGCTTGCCTTTTCCAAACAAGTCAAGACGCTGGTGATTTCAACCGATCCAGCTCATTCACTATCCGATAGCTTGGCAGAGCACATTGGCGACCACATTACGCCTGTAGCCCATACCAGCACTTGCTTTGCCTACGAACTGAGTGCCGAGCGCGCCTTCAAAGCCTTCCTTGCTGCACACGATAAGGAGCTGCGACTCATTATGGACACAGGCACTTACCTCGATGAAGAAGACATTGATATGCTAATGAACCTAACAATGCCCGGTATGGATGAAGTGATGGGACTGAAAGCTATCACAGACTTAATTGAGCAAGCCGAGTATGACAAGTATATCGTGGACACTGCACCGACCGGGCATGCACTTCGGCTTATTTCAATGCCAGAGCTGCTAGATAATTGGGTGAAGGTGTTTGCCAAGCTACGCTGGAAGTATCGTGAAGTGGTCACAAGCTTTAAGGGCAGTTATACGCCAGATGCGGGCGATGATTTGCTCCTGTCACTGAAAAAAGCAGTCAAGCGTATTGAAGCGACGCTCAAAAGTGCAGAGCTATGTGAGTTTATTCCAGTGACTATTCCAGCTGAGATGGCTATTGCGGAAACGGAGCGACTGGTGCAAAGCTTACGTCAGTATGGCATTCACATTCGCCGCTTGTTTTTGAATAATGTGGTGATGGAAAAAAGCCCAGATATGTTCCTTGCTGCCAAGTATGAGGAGCATCTTCGTCTGAGGCAGCGTGTGATGGAAATTTTTTCTGACCTTGAAATCGTGTCTATTCCACTGCAACCCACAGAGGTGCGCGGTAAGGAAAAACTGGAAGCGTTTGCGCGCTTTATTTTTCCATCAGCTTGAGTGCCTTGACTTTGCTGGCGCTGCGCTGGAGATAGATACGTGTGTCTTTGTAGCTCTCATCGCCAATTGCGCTGAAGTGTTTGTAGGCTGTAAGGAAATCCTTCTTGTCGAAGGCAGCTTTGCCCGCTTGATACAACCGCTCTTTTTCTTCGGTGGAAAGTGGCGGTGGTGTGTCTTTGTCGTCTTTATCTTTCTGGGCAATTCGTCGCCGCGCTCTGGCAGCTGCTTCTTCTGCGGCGCGACGAGCTTCTTCAGCACGACGAGCTTCCTCAGCCAGTCCATTCTGCGCACTAACGAAACCTTCTTGTGCCTCTTGCGACTCAGGCATAGCTGTCAGCACAGCTTTGAATGCCGCTGCAGCTTTGGCATAATCTTTTGCAGCCAGTGCTTGTTTGCCAGCAGATAAACTTTGCTCAATGCGCTGCTGAATCTCAAGCCGATTCTGTGTAAGAAACTGATTGGCCTCAACATGATTAGGCACAAGCCGCTGCAGCGAGCGATAGTAGCCTACCAGTGCGAAAAAGTTCCCACTCGCCTTTGCTTCCTTAATGCTTTGCGTAAGTGATTCGGTAGCATCGCGGTAAAAGGCGTGCACTTCATTGAGCTTATCTTGAGAGGGCAAGTGTTTGTAGTTCTCGACCAAAAACTCGAAGTCAGAGCGGGCTTTTTGGAGCAACTGGTGGTCATAGAGTGCTTTGCCTTGCGCCAGTGCTTGCGTAGCACGGTTAAAAATAATCTGAATTTTTTCCTCTTCTGTAAATCGGCTCTCCCACTTGGAAACAGAGGCGCACCCGGCGCTAAGAAAAGCAACAAGCACCGTTAGACGCACATAGTTAGTCATAGAGCACTTGATAGATCGTTACGGCATACAGTTTATTTTTAAGCAGCAGCGTAAAGGGTTCGCTCAGCGTTACACTGCCCTTTGGCAAGTGATGCGCGACTTCTTCGGAGATAAGAATTTCATCGGCTTTGGCAACGCTGCAGAGCCGTGCCGCCGTATTGACCACATCACCGATTGCGGTAAAATCCATTCGGTCTTGACTGCCGATGTTTCCTGTTACCGCCCAGCCCGTATTGATGCCAATCCCGATGCGCAAGCGGCTATATGCTTCTTCAGCTTTGAAAATAGGCTGCAATTTTTCTTGAATTGCAATCGCAGCTGCAACGGCACGCTGTTCTTTGGCACTGCCACGAAAGACCGCCATAACTTCATCGCCGACGAACTTATCAATGTCACCACCGTAGCGTTTGATGATTTCAACTTGCAAGTTGAGCAAGCGGTTAAGCTGGGCAACGACATGCTGCGGCTCATTGACTTCTGCAAATGCCGTAAAGCCACGCACGTCGGAAAAAAGCACGCAGATTTCTTCCTTAATGCCATCCAGCGCGGCAGGGTCATCCACGCTGGCGCGACGAATCATGCCAAGCGTCGACTGCGAGACATACTTGCTCATCATCAAGCGCTCTTTAACGGCAAGCATCATTTTGTTGAAAGAGTCCGTTAGCTCGCTGAGTTCATCGTTCCCTTTAACGGGAAGCGGCTCAAAGATACCTTGAATGACTTGCTTTGTGCCATCATTGAGCACCTGAATGCGTCGGACAAAGAGTGATGTGACGATGCTGAGAATCACCAGTGAAGTTGCAAAGCCCGACAACCCCACAATCAGGGCTTGGCGCTGCTTGGCTTCGATGAGCTGGTTGATGTGGTCGACTGTAAAAAGCAGACGACTGTAACCAACGAAAATGTTTTGTCCGCTGGCTTCATAGAAAAGCTTTTTGGTAAGGTAGATTTTGTTGTCAGAGATGATGCGCTGGTCAGCTTGTGCCTCGAGGCTATTCCAGAGACTGTCCGATGCAGTGGCACTATCACCCAGATCCTCCCCGCGAATGTTTTGGTAGGCGTAGAACCGTCGGTCGGCGTCGACAAAAAACACTTCTTGCAAGCCATCTAACTTCGAGTTGAAGACCTCCCGTATGAATGCACGCAGCACCAAGCGGTCTTGTTCGCCCGAAGACAGAGCCTCCGCACCAATGCTATTCATAGTTTGAAATGTGGTCGTAAAGTTCTTCTCCGCCAGTCGAATCAGATCTTGCTTTTCAGAGTCGAACAAAGCAAAGACAATGTAAGAGAGAATGGCGAGGAAAATCAGCGAGAACGTTAAAAGGTATTTCTTTTGCAGCGTGAAGCGAAAGAGAGACTCTCGCTGGCGCCGAAGGGCTTCATTGAGGCTAAGTTGCCAAGTGCGGAGCAAGCCAAGCTCATTTTCTATCTGTTCCTCTTCGAGTCGTCGTGCATCAAGTTGTGGATTCATATCAACGCGGCGCAGAGATTATCGCGTTTTAGAGTTCAACAGAGCAAAGCAGCACCTCATAGCTTCCCAAGCCTAGCAAGGAACAACCGAAAGAATAGCAAGGAGCGGCTTGCGGCAAAAATCTCAGTAAATTTAGAAAACTGTGCCAAAAGTTAAAGCACAGCCTTAAATAAAGCAAAGTAAGCAGAGCAGAAGAGCTAGGACTTCAAGGGTAAGCTCACGAAGGATAATTCAAATTGCATGTTTGAGATGTAACCAGAATATGCAATCGCCACAGAATATGGAAGCAATTGAATCGGATTTTTCCTTTCGCGTTAAGGAAGCCTTAGCAAAAGATGTAGGGCGAGCTATTGCACGGCTTGACCCTGAGGATATGCGGCGCTTAGGAATTGCTGGTGGTGACATTATTGAAATTCGTGGCAAACGCACCACCTTAGCCAAAGCAATGCCATGCTATGCGGAAGACCGTGGCAAAAGAATTATTCAAATTGATGGGCTGCTGCGGGAAAATGCGCAAGCAGGTCTGGACGAGAAAGTAAAAGTGGAGAAGGCGGCGGTGCAGCCTGCTACAAGAGTTGTGCTGCAACCCCTCTCAGGAGCACTGCGCACCGACAAAGATATGCGCTACATTGCGTCTCTGATTGATGGCACGCCAGTGCTGAAGGGCGACCGTATCCGCATTGCGTTCTTTGGCATCAAGCCCTCTGAATTTCGCGTTTTGGCAACGCAGCCTGAAGGTGCAGTGCTGATTACGGCAAATACGCAAATCCGCTTAGAGCAAGATGCCAGCGTGCGTGAGCCATCTTTAGGGGTGAGCTATGAGGACATCGGTGGATTAGGGAATCAAATTCAACGCATTCGTGAAATGGTAGAATTGCCCTTGCGCTACCCTGAGCTATTTGAGCGGCTGGGTATTCGCGCGCCAAAAGGGGTCTTGCTCTACGGTCCGCCCGGTAGCGGCAAAACGCTCATTGCACGTGCCGTCGCAAATGAAACCGATGCTTACTTTACAAGCATCTCGGGCCCTGAGATTATGGGCAAACTCTATGGCGAATCAGAAGCGCGTTTGCGCGCAATTTTTGAGGAAGCGGCACGCAAAGCCCCTGCGATTATCTTCATCGATGAAATCGACGCAATTGCCCCCAAGCGAGAAGATGTGGGAAGCGAAAAGCAAGTTGAAAAACGCGTGGTAGCACAACTGCTGACCTTGATGGACGGGCTATCCAGCCGCGGACAGGTGATTGTAATTGGTGCAACCAATATTCCAAATGCCATTGACCCTGCGTTGCGTCGCCCCGGACGCTTTGACCGAGAAATCTCTATTCCCATTCCTGACCAGCGCGGTCGGCTCGAGATTCTGAGCATTCACACACGCGGCATGCCACTGTCGCAAGATGTCTCGCTGGAAAAACTGGCAGAAATCACACACGGCTTTGTTGGTGCAGACTTGGAAGCATTGGCGCGCGAGGCAGCGATGTCGGCTATTCGGCAAATTTTGCCCACAATTGACCTCTCTCAAGCCGAGATTCCTTACGAGACACTAATGTCGCTGGAAGTAACGATGGAGAATTTTCGAGAGGCGCTGCGCGATGTAGAGCCTTCAGCGATCCGAGAAGTCTTCGTTGAAGTGCCAAATGTGCGCTGGGAGGAAGTGGGCGGCTTAGACGATTTGAAGCAGGAGCTAATTGAAGCAATTGAATTTCCACTGCGCTACAAAGAGCTATACAGCAAATTGCGCCTCAGACCACCAAAAGGCATTCTGCTCTACGGTCCGCCGGGCACAGGCAAAACACTGCTGGCGAAGGCAGTTGCGTCGCAAGCGGGGATTAACTTTATCTCGGTCAAGGGTGCAGAATTGCTCTCGCGCTATGTGGGGGAATCGGAACGAGCCGTGCGTAACATTTTCAAGATTGCGCGTCAAGCGGCGCCTGCGATGATTTTCTTCGATGAAATTGATGCCCTTGCCCCACGCCGCAGTGAAATGCAGTCCGACGTAGCAGACCGCGTGGTAAGTCAATTGCTCACCGAGATGGATGGTATTGAGGAGCTGAGTGGGGTGATTGTCTTAGCCGCCACGAACCGCATCGATCGGGTTGATGCAGCACTCCTGCGCAGCGGTCGCTTCGAGCTGCAGCTCCAGACACCAATGCCGAATCAAGAAGCAAGGCTGGCGATTTTTAAGATCCACCTGAAGGACAAGCCAATCGAATCGCCACTGCTGCCAGTTGAACTATCACTCAAAACCGAGGGCTGTTCAGGCGCGGACATTGAATTTCTCTGCCGCAAAGCTGCAACCTTCGCCTTGCGTGAAGCCGTACTCAGCGGCAAGCACACCGATGTGCTGATTTCAGCCCGACACTTCGAGAAAGCCCTGATGCAACTGCAAGCACAAAAGGCTTGCTAGCAGGTTCTAATGCGTAAGGGAAAGCAACAAAGAAAGTGGCTAGGCGTGCTGACAAAGCAGGCAGACTTGCGGAGGTAAATTGGCGTTGTAACTTTGCAGAGCATTGTAAAACTAACTGAGTAAAGTTTATGGCTGAATTGCCTGCCAGCTTGCCATCTTGCATAGCGTCTGAGACAGCAGCACCTGCCCAGCGGATTGTGCACTTTGAGGATACCCGCCTTGCCTTTGCACATCGCAGCGATCGTGAGCTCTGGCGTATGCGATGGCTCTTTCGCATCATGAATCACCCCACCCTAAACAAAATAGGCACATCAACACTGCAGCTTGCCTTGCGCCTGCATTTACCCATTGAACCCGTCATTAAAGCCACACTCTTTCGGCAGTTTTGTGGCGGAGAGACGGTTGAAGCCTGTCAGTCAGTCATTCAGGCACTTTGGCAAGCAAAGATCAAAGCTATTTTGGATTACGCCGTAGAGGGCGAGCGCAGTGAGAAGGGGTTTGAGCGCACCGCAAACACGGTGGTGCAAAACATTTGGCGTGCCAGCGGCAATCCAATGTTGCCATTTGCAGTGTTCAAGGTGACAGGCTTGGCTCGCATGGCACTACTTGAAAAAATCAGTGCTCAAGAGCCGCTAACACTGGAAGAGAGGAGCGAGTGGCAACGGGTTCAAGACCGTATTGAGCGCATTGCCGCTGCGGCACGGACGGCAAATGTGCCTGTAATGATTGATGCCGAAGAGTCGTGGATTCAACCAGCGATTGATGAGCTGGCGCTGCAAGCAATGCGGCAGAGCAATCGCCAGCGTGCGATTTTCTTTACAACGCTTCAGCTGTATCGACACGACCGCTTGGCATATCTCAAAGCGCTGTTCGAGCAAGCAACGGCTGAGCACTTCTACTTAGGCGTAAAGCTGGTGCGGGGGGCATATATGGAAAAAGAGCGTGAGCGCGCCGCACGATTGGGTTACCCTTCCCCAATCCATAGCACCAAAGCCGATACCGACCGCGACTACGATGCAGCGATTGATTTTTGCCTCCAGCATCTTGACCGCATCGCACTATGTGCAGGCACACATAACGAAAAAAGCACACTCAAACTGGCAAATGCCTTGCCAAGTCCCGATATGCCCACTGTCTACTTTGCGCAGCTCTACGGAATGGGCGACCATCTTTCCTACACACTGGCTGCAAACGGATTCAATGTGGCAAAGTATGTCCCATATGGGGCGGTGCGTGAGGTCTTGCCATACCTGATTCGCCGAGCCGAAGAAAATTCTTCACTCAAGGGCTATGTGAGCCGAGAGCTTGGACTAATTGAAGCCGAGTGGCGACGACGTCGAAAGCGACTGTGAAAAATTCACCAGTGCTCCCTTGCTTCAAGTCAATCTGGCGCAAATTTTACGCTGGGCGCTAAGTCCGAAATTTTGGCATTAGTTTTGACGCAAGGCATCAGGGCAAAGATGCCTGCTTGCACTATCTCAGAAAACCTTAAACTTTTGACCAGCTATGTCACACAGCCTTCTCTTTGTCGATGATGAACCCAATATCGTTCAATCGCTAAGCTTACTGTTCGATGACCATAAGGTTTTTACAGCCAATAGTGGATTTGAAGCCTTAGAAATTTTTCAACGTGGCGAAAAAATTGATGTAATTGTCAGTGACCAGCGTATGCCCGGTATGCTGGGCGTAGAACTGCTGAAAGAAGTAAAACGCATCAGCCCAAACACGGTGCGGATTTTGCTCACGGGCTACTCCGACCTCGACGCAATTATTGACTCGGTTAATGCAGGTGAAATCTTCCGCTACATCAACAAGCCGTGGCAAAGCAGTAAGCTCAAAGAAACTGTGGCATTAGCGTGCGAGTATGCTGACCGTTTGAAGACCGCTCCGCAGCCTGCCCCACGCACGACCAGCGCCTCAGCTGGTCTCTTGCAAGCGCTCGGTGTCAGTCAGATTCCTGACACGCACAAAGAACATTTGCTCTTCGTTGACCCCAAGCCCGCCAACCTGCAGGCATACCGACAGGTATTAGGTCAAAACTATATCGTTCACACGGCTGAAAGCGCCGCACAGGCATTTGTAATTTTGAAGTCGCAGCCAATTTCAGTGCTCATCTCCGAAATAAACTTGCCTGACACCAGTGCAGCAGACTTCCTTGTAGCAGTTGCCGCTGAGAAACCTGATGTGGTAACCATTCTGCTCAGCGATAGCCGTGATGCCAGCATCGCCGTGCGGCTGATCAATGAAGCACAAGTCTTTCGCTATCTGATAAAGCCGATGCAACGAGAGTTGCTGAAATCGACCATAGAGCTGGCAATTTCTCGCCACCATGCATTAGTGAGCACGCCGCAAATCAACACGCGAGCCTATATGGGTGTCAAGGGTGTTGCAGCACTATCGCAAGGTGATTCCAAATCGCTTGAAGAAGCAGTTGCCAAAGTGCGTGAAATTCTAAAAGCGCGTGTTACATATTAGGCGTGCAAGAAATGTTGGGTAACTAAAAGGTGGGGGCATTGCTAAACGGACGGGTGTAGCTAAGGCCCTGTGGCTTGCACCGTATCATTTTAGCAGTGCCTAGCTCCGAGACCTTCCTGCAATGCCGGCACGCTATTCCTGACACAGCGCTGCAGGGCAGGCAGTTCGCCTCGCAAAGATATTGCAACTGCAGAGCAAAGGGCAGAATGTGTTTGTGTTTTCATAAAGCAAGTAGCCTTGCGCAGTTGAAGATAGCTGCGTAAGTTAGGCAATAAGCCTCCGCTCAGAATGAAGATGCCTATCTTTTTCCGTTGGCAATAATTTTTTGAGCGCGGTTGTGCAGCCAGTCCAAAGGTGCACTGAGCGCACTGTTGAGGAACAAGTGAGTCAAGCGATATGATAGCTTATCTACTTTGCGGGGCGATTCTATGCACCGCTGTCATCGCAACGGTGGCGCATGCTCAGCTGCGTGATATTGATAGCCTAAAATCGCTACTACGAGTGCCAGATAAGCTAACGCTGGCAGATAGTGTATCCGTCGATATGCTCAATCGGCTCGCAATGCTCTATCGCCTTCGCTCATCGGATTCCGCTCTATACTACGCTGAACAAGCGGCGCACATTGCGGAGCAAATTGGATACCCGAAAGGGAAACTTTATGCACTGCTGACGCGACTCTCGGTCTATGGGGGCTACAATACTTCTACAAGTAATCTTTCGCTTATCAAAAGCACGGCGGATTCTGCAGTGCAGTTGGCGCGCGCGATGAGCGACCAAATCAAAGCTGATGCGATGCTGGAAGTCGGACGCGCCTACAGTTCAAGGCTCGACAAAGAGGAAGGAATTAGAATGTTACTGGAAGCGCTGAAGAGCTATGAGCGACTGGGCGACAAGACAGGAATGAGCAAAGCATGGTATTACATTGCACTAGTGCACTACACCAACGAAAGCTATCAAGATGCCCTGACAGCAAACCAACAAGCAGCACGCCTAATGCAAGAGACTGGCAACCGCCGTAGCACGTCAATTATTCTCAATAATTTGGCACTGTGCTACGATGCACTTGGGCAAGCTGATACCGCAATATCTATCTGGAAGCAGGCACTATCCTTAGCTGAAGCGGTCGATGAAGTTCAAACCATCTGGTCAGTAACGGCTAATCTGGCGCGAGTGTGTTTGCGCCAACAGCAATACAGCGAAGCAGAACGCTACATTGCTCGCTCGCTGGAAGTCTCAAAGCCCTATCCTGCCCGATATGCCAGCTCACTGATGCACAAAGGAAGAATCCACTTGGCAAAGAAGGAGTTGCAAGAGGCGCTACGCTGTGCCGAAGAAAGCCTCCGCCTGTACCAAAAGTCGCAGGGATACGCAATTGATGAATGCTTGAAATTGCTGGCAGAGATTTATGCTGAAATGGGCCGCTTTAAAGATGCCTATACCTTTCAGAAGCGGTATTCAGAATTTCAAGATTCAGCCTACACTGCACGCAAAGCAGCGATTGTGGCAGAATTGCAAAGCAAGTATGATGTGGAGAAAAAGAATCAAGAAATTGAGCTGTTGCGGCGCGACCGTGAAAGAGATGCCATAGTCCGCACGGCACTTTTGGGCGGGGTGGTACTGACCACCAGTTTAGCATTGGTGATTGCCAATCGGTTTCGCCTAAAGCAAAAAGCCGAAGCGGAAATTCAGGAGAAAAATTTGGCGCTCAGCGCGGCACTCCAAGAAGCGGAGCATCAAGCGGCAGAAGCACATCGCCAACGCTTAGAAGCCGAAGCACAGCGAAAAGTCGCTGAAGACGCCAACGCACTGAAAACAGAATTGCTCAGCATCGCTTCACATGACCTACGAAACCCACTGCAGTCTATCATCGGATTTACATTGCTGATCAAAGAAAAGTATGCAGACGACAAAGCGCTCGTTACAAGTCTTGAGAAGATTGAGCGCGCTGCAGAGCGAATGCTGAGACTCATTCATGATTTACTTGCCACTGCAGCACTGGACGCAGGCAAG contains:
- a CDS encoding ADP-ribosylglycohydrolase family protein, whose amino-acid sequence is MSLSTDSSSATSAMPISESKEQAHQSKRRAFVLGALIGDALGLPVHRKPHHIVRMYFKGIKGYTDEYYSTASPTGLRAGQNSKDVRLILRQLPPSLEASIAYFVPAFFAVQPDSAALLVRFFQMMSRVQTPLDAQVIVPQLFAPDMQEKILSVLEFFPNDMVLEFEEAMSEPQAIAFAIAMLLRAHDDFETTVLSTVNMGGLTSLTGAIVGGAMGLLHGETALPKVWIEELEHSAEILTLLGVPREDEAGHTGK
- a CDS encoding prolyl oligopeptidase family serine peptidase translates to MRQLFVFTLVSLFYHFSLFAQTKKPLTHDVYDSWRTISEYAISDDGQYAMYVLKPQEGDATLLVRKLPNVELRQIERGENAEFSADSKFLVFKIKPQLDTTKAQRRRKVKNEDLPKDSLGIFNLETGALEKVPRIKSFKMPKEAGGWLAYLHEKVQTDRRDTATKARRTKQESDSLGTTLVLRNLRTGKVERFPFVTEYEFAKNGKRFIFASTGDDSLFQAGVYAVNLETGNLEVLFRAKGRYKRLAFDESGSQVAFLADLDTSKSLLRAFALYYWKEGYAAATKLIDTLHTAVPKGDLVSEFYTPRFSKDGKKLYYGTSSKPFLPDTNKLPEEVVSVDIWNWRDSDLQPEQIRNLQREKERSYLAVYYLDENCAVQLGSKVLPTVLLSADANADRAIGLDDSKYRYLKVWEGSPIRNDVYVINLKDGSRKLVRENERAFGIYLSPEAKYLLWYSALQNAWLSHNLETGETLNLTATLKVSFADELNDTPSPPAPYGFAGWLDSDRFALIYDRYDLWQFDLSGKAAPKRLTNGRAEKMRYRYVKLNDEERYIKSSDTLILQVFREDTKASGYYAFTPAKGNTPQKLIMGDFAVQDLVKAKQARTVLFRKMTVSEFPNLHATDLSFQNIVQISDANPQQKDYNWATVELVRWRSFSGEMLEGLLYKPEDFDPKKKYPMITYYYERSSDGLHLYTPPAPSRSTVNRTMYPSNGYLLFIPDITYKIGYPGQSAYDDVVSGVQALLKRGYIDEKRLGLQGQSWGGYQTAYLITRTGKMFAAAMAGAPVANMTSAYGGIRWESGLSRMFQYERTQSRIGASLWEKPNLYLENSPLFKADKIQTPLLIMHNDADGAVPWYQGIELFMALKRLGKPVWMLTYNGEAHNLTQRKNMKDLSIRMQQFFDHYLKGAPMPRWMKEGIPAIEKSINLGYEFVN
- a CDS encoding ArsA family ATPase gives rise to the protein MRPFASKLLIVGGKGGVGKTTVACALALAFSKQVKTLVISTDPAHSLSDSLAEHIGDHITPVAHTSTCFAYELSAERAFKAFLAAHDKELRLIMDTGTYLDEEDIDMLMNLTMPGMDEVMGLKAITDLIEQAEYDKYIVDTAPTGHALRLISMPELLDNWVKVFAKLRWKYREVVTSFKGSYTPDAGDDLLLSLKKAVKRIEATLKSAELCEFIPVTIPAEMAIAETERLVQSLRQYGIHIRRLFLNNVVMEKSPDMFLAAKYEEHLRLRQRVMEIFSDLEIVSIPLQPTEVRGKEKLEAFARFIFPSA
- a CDS encoding CDC48 family AAA ATPase, with protein sequence MQSPQNMEAIESDFSFRVKEALAKDVGRAIARLDPEDMRRLGIAGGDIIEIRGKRTTLAKAMPCYAEDRGKRIIQIDGLLRENAQAGLDEKVKVEKAAVQPATRVVLQPLSGALRTDKDMRYIASLIDGTPVLKGDRIRIAFFGIKPSEFRVLATQPEGAVLITANTQIRLEQDASVREPSLGVSYEDIGGLGNQIQRIREMVELPLRYPELFERLGIRAPKGVLLYGPPGSGKTLIARAVANETDAYFTSISGPEIMGKLYGESEARLRAIFEEAARKAPAIIFIDEIDAIAPKREDVGSEKQVEKRVVAQLLTLMDGLSSRGQVIVIGATNIPNAIDPALRRPGRFDREISIPIPDQRGRLEILSIHTRGMPLSQDVSLEKLAEITHGFVGADLEALAREAAMSAIRQILPTIDLSQAEIPYETLMSLEVTMENFREALRDVEPSAIREVFVEVPNVRWEEVGGLDDLKQELIEAIEFPLRYKELYSKLRLRPPKGILLYGPPGTGKTLLAKAVASQAGINFISVKGAELLSRYVGESERAVRNIFKIARQAAPAMIFFDEIDALAPRRSEMQSDVADRVVSQLLTEMDGIEELSGVIVLAATNRIDRVDAALLRSGRFELQLQTPMPNQEARLAIFKIHLKDKPIESPLLPVELSLKTEGCSGADIEFLCRKAATFALREAVLSGKHTDVLISARHFEKALMQLQAQKAC